The genomic DNA AATGATAACAAAAAAAGACCTAAATTCTTTCAAGACTTGGTTCAATAATTATGTGAACTCCTTTAAATCGGATAATCCTAATTATCAGCAAAATATTGAAATTAAAATCAAACATTCAAAAAATGTATGTAATGAAATACTTGATATTGGAAAAAGCATCAATCTTAATGAAAATGATTTATACCTTGCCGAAACATTAGCATTATTCCACGATATCGGAAGATTTGAACAATATGATAAATATCACACTTTTTCTGATAAAAGGTCTGAGAATCATTCGATTATAGGAATAAATGTCCTAAGAAATTCTGATATTTTAAAAAATCTTCGCAGTTCAACTTCCGACATGATATTAAGATGTATTCTTTATCATAACAGACCTGAATTGCCTTCAGGGGAAACTGAAAAATGTCTCTTGTTTACAAAATTGCTTCGTGATGCTGATAAAGTTGATATTTTTCGTGTTGTTACAGAATATTATACAAGAAAAGATAAAACAAGAAACAGTTCCATAGAACTTGAGCTTCCTGACAATCCAAATATTTCTGATAAAATTTACAAAAATATTATTGATAAAAATGTTATAATGATGGAAGATGTTGAAAATTTAAACGATTTTAAATTATTACAACTTGGATGGATATTTGACATTAATTTTAGCAGAACTTATGAAATAATTAATCATAGAGAATATTTGCCAATTATAATTTCATCTCTTCCAAAATCAGGTAAAATTGTTCATATTAATACAATAATCAATAATTATATTAGTTATAAAACAAAATAAATTGCTTAAAATTTCATGTGTATATAATTTAAAATATGCTGATATACATTTGATTAAAAGTTTATTTACTAATACGTATAACAAGATAATTAATTCCTAACTAAAACCGGAATTTATTATTATCTTTGATATTATGAATAAAAATCGGAAAATATTAAACACATTAAAACTTGAACTACAAAACAAATTTGGGGATAAAATTGATGATGTTATTTTGTTTGGTTCACAAGTAAAAAATACACATAATATATATTCTGATTATGATATTCTTATTATTTTAAAGAACAAAACTGATTGGAAAGAAAAAAATATTATCAGAGATATTTGTTATGATATTTCTTTAGATTTTGACATTCTTATTGACTCGAAAATTATTTCTCTTTTTGAGTTAAAAAACACCTTTTGGGGTAAACATCCTTTATTTTCAAATGCAATTGACAATGGAATCCATGCATAAAGAAATACAAAAATTAATAACATATAGGGTAGAACAAGCTCTTGAAACTATTAATGAAGTAGAAATACAAATTGAAAATAATTTTTTCAGTACTGCTATTAACCGAATTTATTATGGGATGTTTTATCTGTTACTCGCTTTATCTTTAAAGAATAATTTTAAAACTTCAAAGCATAATCAATTAATAGGTTGGTTTAATAAAGAATTTATAAAAACCGGAAAGGTAGAAAAAAAATTCGGCAGGATAATTCATAAAGCTTTTGAAGATAGAAGTGATGGAGATTATGGGATTTATATTACTTTTGAAAAGGAAGAAGTATTACAAAGGTTTGAAGAAATGAAAGAGTTCATTTCTCAAATAAAAAAATTGATTTAATACCAATTTGCACAAATATGCATGACCAGACAGATAA from Bacteroidales bacterium includes the following:
- a CDS encoding HD domain-containing protein, which codes for MITKKDLNSFKTWFNNYVNSFKSDNPNYQQNIEIKIKHSKNVCNEILDIGKSINLNENDLYLAETLALFHDIGRFEQYDKYHTFSDKRSENHSIIGINVLRNSDILKNLRSSTSDMILRCILYHNRPELPSGETEKCLLFTKLLRDADKVDIFRVVTEYYTRKDKTRNSSIELELPDNPNISDKIYKNIIDKNVIMMEDVENLNDFKLLQLGWIFDINFSRTYEIINHREYLPIIISSLPKSGKIVHINTIINNYISYKTK
- a CDS encoding nucleotidyltransferase domain-containing protein; this encodes MNKNRKILNTLKLELQNKFGDKIDDVILFGSQVKNTHNIYSDYDILIILKNKTDWKEKNIIRDICYDISLDFDILIDSKIISLFELKNTFWGKHPLFSNAIDNGIHA
- a CDS encoding HEPN domain-containing protein, with product MHKEIQKLITYRVEQALETINEVEIQIENNFFSTAINRIYYGMFYLLLALSLKNNFKTSKHNQLIGWFNKEFIKTGKVEKKFGRIIHKAFEDRSDGDYGIYITFEKEEVLQRFEEMKEFISQIKKLI